A genomic window from Paramormyrops kingsleyae isolate MSU_618 chromosome 23, PKINGS_0.4, whole genome shotgun sequence includes:
- the LOC111848285 gene encoding membrane-spanning 4-domains subfamily A member 15-like isoform X1 produces MSVSVTTAGDHVIVVQVFPKGEEPANLQPIDSKPEHKPSVQPESKSPKKENPYPASQQKSLGVIQIMSGLLTAALGIILLFGETPLLLAPMWTGAVYIISGALCVSVGAHKGNHPCLLKGTLAMNVICALMAMTGIVITCLALTITVTSDRFMSNLDYNSDDYSAMYWDYQGMRWRFQNTKYGILGVLLVLAVLEFCVAVAASVLARKAIRLSSGGMQSDVTVPTAANFVFSGYNDVKPLLSDVPSCPPPAYDA; encoded by the exons ATGTCTGTTTCTGTTACCACCGCTGGAGACCATGTGATCGTGGTTCAGGTCTTCCCCAAAGGAGAGGAACCTGCGAACCTGCAGCCTATAGACTCCAAACCTGAGCATAAACCATCGGTGCAGCCGGAGTCCAAATCGCCCAAGAAGGAGAACCCATACCCAGCTAGTCAACAGAAATCGCTTGGG GTTATACAAATCATGAGCGGCCTGTTGACGGCAGCCTTGGGTATCATCCTCCTATTCGGCGAAACACCTCTCCTCTTGGCCCCCATGTGGACGGGAGCAGTG TACATCATATCGGGAGCCCTCTGTGTCTCCGTGGGGGCGCATAAAGGAAACCATCCCTGTTTG CTCAAAGGGACCCTGGCAATGAACGTCATCTGTGCCCTGATGGCTATGACTGGTATCGTCATTACCTGCTTAGCCCTGACCATAACAGTCACGTCGGACAGATTCATGTCCAATTTGGATTACAACTCAGATGATTATTCGGCCATGTATTGGGACTACCAGGGCATGAGATGGCGTTTCCAG AACACAAAGTATGGCATTCTAGGAGTGCTCCTGGTTCTGGCTGTCCTTGAGTTCTGCGTGGCCGTCGCCGCCTCTGTCCTCGCCCGCAAGGCCATACGGCTCTCCTCTGGTGGCATGCAG AGTGATGTGACAGTGCCCACCGCTGCTAATTTTGTGTTCTCCGGATACAACGACGTTAAGCCACTGCTGAGCGACGTGCCGAGCTGCCCACCACCGGCCTACGATGCCTGA